The bacterium genome includes a window with the following:
- a CDS encoding outer membrane lipoprotein-sorting protein, with protein MRARGLVIVVLAAVLGPASLARPAPADAADAERLDGRALMERLDESQRTDSGYAEGLVTVEDKGRVREKAWREWRLGWGGEARGLVQFLEPAEVRGVGLLTLGHSGKPDEQWFYAPAMDRHRRIARVEKSTRFLGTHFTYEDMEPRDVDDHEYRRLGDGELEGAPCYRIEARPRSETESQYSKEIFWVRRDPLVTIRVEGYVEGKLRRTFHASDVRTVEGIATAHRWAVDDEKRSGRTTLVLRNVRHHLELEEELFSREAMRVTHSPP; from the coding sequence ATGAGAGCTCGGGGACTTGTGATCGTTGTCTTGGCGGCTGTTCTGGGACCGGCGTCGCTCGCCCGGCCGGCACCGGCTGATGCGGCCGATGCCGAGCGTCTTGATGGCCGCGCCCTGATGGAGCGTCTCGACGAGAGCCAGAGGACGGACTCCGGTTACGCCGAAGGGCTGGTGACGGTCGAAGACAAGGGACGGGTGCGCGAGAAGGCATGGCGCGAGTGGCGCCTGGGGTGGGGTGGGGAAGCGCGCGGGCTGGTGCAATTTCTCGAGCCGGCCGAGGTCCGTGGAGTCGGCCTTCTGACCCTCGGCCATTCGGGCAAGCCCGACGAGCAGTGGTTCTATGCCCCGGCCATGGATCGGCACCGCCGCATCGCGCGGGTCGAGAAGTCAACCCGCTTCCTCGGTACGCACTTCACATACGAGGACATGGAGCCACGGGACGTCGATGACCACGAATACCGGCGGCTCGGCGACGGCGAATTGGAAGGAGCGCCCTGCTACCGAATCGAGGCCCGTCCGAGATCGGAGACCGAATCCCAGTACTCCAAGGAGATCTTCTGGGTCCGCCGGGATCCCCTGGTGACCATCAGGGTCGAGGGCTACGTCGAGGGCAAGCTCCGCCGCACCTTCCACGCTTCCGATGTGAGAACGGTCGAGGGCATCGCCACCGCGCACCGGTGGGCGGTGGACGACGAGAAGCGTAGCGGTCGCACCACGCTCGTGCTGCGCAACGTGCGCCATCACCTCGAGCTGGAAGAGGAGTTATTCTCGCGGGAGGCCATGCGGGTGACCCACTCGCCGCCCTAG